In Providencia sneebia DSM 19967, one DNA window encodes the following:
- a CDS encoding glycoside hydrolase family 32 protein, giving the protein MKQRIELASTALNQARQTLQHQFYPNYHLAPYAGWLNDPNGLIYHEGLYHAFYQHHPFSADWGPMHWGHATSEDMIHWQHQPIALAPGDEFDRDGCFSGSAVSHNGQLYLFYTGHIWLSGEGDDSHIHQSQCLAISHDGIHFEKKGVVVPCPQGYMHFRDPKVWYQDDRWWMVVGARDSLDQGQILLFTSHDLLTWSENYQVLAKTDDKNVYMWECPDFFSLGEQFVTLFSPQGKKPQGHQYRNLYQNGYLVGNWSPNQPYEITNQFSELDMGHDFYAPQTFLAQDGRRIAIAWMDMWESAMPSKAHGWCGCFTVPRELTLDDQGKIISNPINELTSLRTEQIDIAPCTLTKNSSLTLLDEASSCEIELIWDLQQSPAEKFGFWLGDGAEFFIDGQNQQLTLSRHYPEYAISGYRSAPLPQTRHLKVRAFIDKSSLEVFINDGELTFSSRIYPKENERKLKIFTINQQAKLIQGTIWPLKKRVIG; this is encoded by the coding sequence ATGAAACAGCGTATCGAACTGGCATCAACAGCCCTTAACCAAGCAAGACAAACTCTTCAACATCAATTTTACCCTAACTATCATCTTGCCCCTTATGCCGGTTGGTTAAATGACCCTAATGGACTCATTTATCATGAAGGTTTATATCATGCCTTTTATCAGCACCATCCATTTAGTGCAGATTGGGGGCCAATGCATTGGGGACATGCCACAAGTGAAGATATGATCCACTGGCAACACCAGCCTATCGCGCTTGCTCCAGGGGATGAATTTGACCGTGATGGCTGTTTCTCGGGATCTGCTGTCAGCCATAATGGCCAATTATATCTATTCTACACTGGGCATATTTGGTTATCGGGTGAAGGTGACGATAGTCATATTCATCAATCTCAATGCCTTGCTATCAGCCATGATGGCATTCATTTTGAAAAAAAAGGTGTCGTTGTTCCCTGCCCTCAAGGCTATATGCATTTTCGTGATCCAAAAGTGTGGTATCAAGATGATCGCTGGTGGATGGTTGTCGGCGCAAGAGATAGCTTAGATCAAGGCCAAATTCTTTTATTCACTAGCCACGACTTACTTACTTGGTCTGAAAATTATCAAGTTTTAGCAAAAACAGATGATAAAAATGTCTATATGTGGGAATGCCCAGACTTTTTCTCATTAGGTGAACAATTTGTCACACTATTCTCACCTCAGGGGAAAAAGCCGCAAGGACATCAATATCGAAACCTCTACCAAAATGGTTATCTTGTGGGGAATTGGTCACCAAATCAGCCATATGAAATCACTAATCAGTTTTCTGAATTAGATATGGGGCATGATTTTTATGCACCGCAAACCTTTTTAGCTCAAGATGGCAGACGCATTGCGATTGCATGGATGGATATGTGGGAAAGCGCCATGCCATCAAAAGCACATGGTTGGTGCGGATGTTTCACTGTACCTCGCGAATTAACATTAGATGATCAAGGTAAGATTATCTCTAATCCAATTAACGAGTTAACATCTTTACGTACAGAGCAAATTGATATTGCACCCTGTACTTTAACAAAAAATAGTTCCCTGACTTTACTCGATGAAGCGAGTTCATGTGAAATTGAACTCATTTGGGATTTACAACAAAGTCCAGCCGAAAAATTTGGTTTTTGGTTAGGAGATGGAGCAGAGTTTTTTATTGATGGACAAAACCAGCAACTCACTTTATCGCGTCATTATCCTGAATATGCAATTAGTGGCTATCGCAGTGCGCCATTACCACAAACTCGGCATCTTAAAGTAAGAGCTTTTATTGATAAATCTAGCTTAGAAGTCTTTATTAATGACGGAGAATTAACTTTTAGTAGCCGGATCTACCCTAAAGAAAATGAGAGAAAACTAAAAATATTTACCATTAATCAGCAGGCTAAATTAATTCAAGGAACAATATGGCCGCTTAAAAAGCGGGTAATAGGCTGA
- a CDS encoding response regulator transcription factor, with protein sequence MNNTIHVIIENDNVIKNKLKSVLDTFGFNSNFYCDIDIFTSNYTYPSDEGCADCILIFVNNDDNYINKLNNLNALFGLVPFIVLSEDPSITLCRESFKSGAFDFFSFPFKENEIGVKIVHSINEATNNFIGKIEEYKQYTILTNKFNRLSKREKEIMDMIIEGNTSKEVAEKLDVSPRTVEVHRSNIYTKLGIKSLPQLIQEYHYINTYTKNTCPTKVAAY encoded by the coding sequence ATGAATAACACCATCCACGTAATCATAGAAAACGATAATGTCATTAAGAATAAACTGAAATCAGTTTTAGATACTTTTGGGTTTAATTCTAATTTCTATTGTGATATCGATATATTTACAAGTAATTATACTTATCCTTCGGATGAAGGATGTGCAGACTGTATTCTTATTTTTGTAAATAACGATGATAATTACATTAATAAATTGAATAATCTTAATGCATTATTTGGTCTTGTACCTTTTATTGTTCTATCAGAAGATCCATCCATCACACTCTGTCGAGAAAGCTTTAAATCAGGGGCTTTTGATTTCTTTTCATTTCCGTTTAAAGAAAATGAAATTGGAGTTAAAATTGTACATTCAATCAATGAGGCAACTAATAATTTTATAGGAAAAATTGAAGAGTATAAACAATACACAATATTAACAAACAAGTTTAATCGTCTTTCGAAACGCGAAAAAGAAATTATGGACATGATAATTGAAGGGAACACAAGTAAAGAAGTTGCTGAAAAATTAGATGTGTCACCACGAACAGTAGAAGTTCATCGTTCTAATATTTACACAAAACTAGGGATCAAATCTTTACCTCAATTAATACAAGAATACCATTATATAAATACCTATACTAAAAACACATGCCCTACAAAAGTAGCAGCATACTAG
- the rimO gene encoding 30S ribosomal protein S12 methylthiotransferase RimO yields the protein MSNKNRVPTVGFVSLGCPKNLVDSERILTELRTDGYQVVPSYDDADLVIVNTCGFIDSAVQESLEAIGEALNENGKVIVTGCLGAKENQIREVHPKVLEITGPHSYEQVLNHVHHYVPKPQHDPFLSLVPEQGVKLTPKHYAYLKISEGCNHRCTFCIIPSMRGDLDSRTVGDVLNEAKRLVESGVKELLIISQDTSAYGVDVKHRTGFWDGQPVKTSMVGLCEQLASLGVWVRLHYVYPYPHVDDVIPLMAEGKVLPYLDIPLQHASPKILKLMKRPGAVERTLERIKRWREICPELTLRSTFIVGFPGETEEDFQMLLDFLQEARLDRVGCFKYSPVEGAKANELADQVPEEIKEERYHRFMQLQQQISTERLQEKIGRELLVIIDEVDDEGAIGRSMADAPEIDGMVYMNGEFDVKPGDIVKVMIEHADEYDLWGSITSK from the coding sequence ATGAGCAATAAAAATAGAGTTCCAACTGTTGGTTTCGTTTCACTCGGCTGCCCTAAAAATCTTGTTGATTCTGAGCGCATCTTAACTGAATTACGTACTGATGGTTATCAAGTTGTGCCTAGCTATGATGATGCTGATCTGGTTATCGTCAATACTTGTGGTTTTATTGATAGCGCAGTACAAGAATCTTTGGAAGCAATCGGTGAAGCACTGAATGAAAATGGCAAAGTGATTGTCACGGGATGTCTTGGTGCTAAAGAGAATCAAATTCGAGAAGTTCATCCTAAAGTACTGGAAATCACAGGACCACACAGTTACGAGCAAGTGTTAAATCATGTTCATCATTATGTACCAAAGCCACAACATGACCCATTTTTAAGTTTAGTGCCCGAACAAGGTGTTAAGCTAACGCCTAAACATTATGCTTATTTAAAAATTTCGGAAGGTTGTAACCATCGCTGTACATTTTGTATTATTCCATCAATGCGCGGTGATTTAGATAGCCGTACAGTTGGTGATGTTTTAAATGAAGCTAAAAGATTGGTTGAATCTGGCGTTAAAGAACTATTAATTATCTCACAAGACACGTCAGCCTATGGTGTTGATGTAAAACATCGCACAGGATTTTGGGATGGGCAACCAGTCAAAACCAGTATGGTAGGATTATGTGAGCAATTAGCATCTTTGGGTGTATGGGTGCGTTTACATTATGTTTATCCATATCCACATGTAGATGATGTGATCCCATTAATGGCGGAAGGGAAAGTTCTGCCTTATCTAGATATTCCTCTACAACATGCTAGCCCAAAAATTCTGAAATTAATGAAACGCCCAGGTGCGGTGGAAAGAACTTTAGAACGAATTAAACGCTGGCGGGAAATTTGCCCTGAGTTGACATTACGTTCCACATTTATTGTTGGTTTCCCAGGGGAAACTGAAGAAGATTTTCAAATGCTGCTTGATTTTTTACAAGAGGCACGTCTTGACCGAGTTGGCTGTTTTAAATATAGCCCTGTTGAAGGCGCAAAAGCGAATGAGCTTGCTGACCAAGTCCCAGAAGAAATTAAGGAAGAACGTTATCATCGCTTTATGCAATTACAGCAACAAATTTCAACTGAACGTTTGCAAGAGAAAATTGGCCGTGAACTTCTTGTAATTATAGATGAGGTTGATGATGAAGGTGCGATTGGACGTAGTATGGCAGATGCGCCAGAAATTGATGGTATGGTTTATATGAATGGCGAATTCGATGTTAAACCGGGTGATATTGTTAAGGTGATGATCGAACATGCTGATGAATATGATTTATGGGGTAGTATTACATCTAAATAA
- a CDS encoding aminoimidazole riboside kinase: MKIWSLGDAVVDLIPLQNRQYEACAGGAPVNVAAGIAKLGQPSGFIGRVGEDAFGHFMQKTLFDIGVDTQAMEFDEQYRTSTVLVSLHEDGEREFTFLVSPSADQFLSAKKLPVFEKDILHFCSLALVNPVCRNSLSETMKAMKFAGGILSFDINIRPQMWRDHNEMHTIVNQFAHQADILKFSEEELLWLTKETELEDAIKKINDYPAHLKIVTQGAKGCFVFTAKKQIAISAYHVTSIDTTGAGDAFMAGLLAAIATLGMRDDDEYFMKIITQAAACGALATTRKGAINAAPTREELEEFINQQPPLHQRELLPVN, encoded by the coding sequence ATGAAAATTTGGTCTTTGGGGGATGCTGTTGTTGATTTGATCCCATTACAAAATAGGCAATATGAAGCTTGTGCTGGTGGCGCGCCTGTTAATGTTGCTGCTGGAATTGCAAAACTTGGGCAACCTAGCGGATTTATTGGCCGAGTAGGGGAAGATGCATTTGGGCATTTTATGCAAAAAACATTGTTTGATATTGGTGTTGATACGCAAGCAATGGAGTTTGATGAGCAATATCGCACAAGTACAGTGTTAGTTTCTTTGCATGAAGATGGAGAACGTGAATTTACTTTTTTAGTTTCACCATCAGCCGATCAATTTCTTAGCGCTAAAAAGTTGCCAGTATTTGAAAAAGATATTCTGCATTTTTGCTCTCTTGCTTTAGTGAATCCTGTTTGTCGCAACTCACTTAGTGAAACTATGAAAGCAATGAAATTTGCGGGTGGGATATTAAGCTTTGATATTAATATTCGCCCTCAAATGTGGCGTGATCATAATGAAATGCACACCATTGTGAATCAATTTGCTCATCAAGCCGATATTTTAAAATTTTCTGAAGAAGAATTGTTGTGGCTGACAAAAGAGACTGAGCTTGAAGATGCCATTAAAAAAATAAATGATTATCCAGCCCATTTGAAGATAGTGACACAAGGAGCAAAAGGCTGCTTTGTCTTTACTGCTAAAAAACAGATAGCTATTAGTGCTTATCATGTCACCAGTATTGATACAACGGGTGCTGGTGATGCGTTTATGGCAGGTTTGCTTGCTGCAATTGCGACTTTGGGAATGCGTGATGATGATGAATATTTTATGAAAATTATTACTCAGGCGGCAGCTTGTGGTGCTCTTGCAACAACTCGCAAAGGCGCAATTAATGCGGCACCGACACGAGAAGAACTTGAGGAATTTATCAATCAGCAACCTCCATTACACCAAAGAGAATTATTGCCAGTAAATTAA
- the dhaM gene encoding dihydroxyacetone kinase phosphoryl donor subunit DhaM — protein MIGLIIISHSKMLADGLLQLAEQMQDKKNCQIIAAAGIDDEEHPIGTDAIKVMEAIETLSEASHIILLMDLGSALLSAETALDLIDPDLAQKVYLCSAPLVEGTIAITAATSGGASIDTVLEEARQALRSKQQQLNDESTEAASQETEQSKLSDKAIKSEWIVKNPSGLHVRPAAKLAALLSGFDVDVELCKDKKYADAKSMNQIALLQVRYGDKITLIAEGPDSATAITAFEQLAKQNFGDDIHTNGKTVLNGKNIYTPTVSGVAYHWKSTTEYSSLDKEHLDNESIENRINKVTQAITLLKKQLEVRANNLTEQLGKSIADIFRGHSLLLDDDDIIDAIKYEIKDNNSSIYDAINFVFNEMSAQYKQLDDPYLQARYIDIDDLKNQLLMLIFAIKPQQINLTVPSIILSDNMGPSEILRCQHPMVSGVILANGSPYSHTSIIAARLGIPMLVDIGETINDIKEKAKLTISIDDASLTIE, from the coding sequence ATGATTGGGCTTATTATTATATCCCATAGCAAAATGCTAGCTGATGGCTTACTTCAACTAGCAGAACAAATGCAAGATAAGAAAAACTGCCAAATTATTGCGGCAGCAGGTATCGATGATGAAGAGCATCCTATTGGCACTGATGCAATAAAAGTCATGGAAGCAATCGAAACACTTTCTGAAGCATCTCATATTATTTTATTGATGGATTTAGGTAGCGCCCTACTTAGCGCTGAAACTGCTTTAGATTTAATAGACCCTGATTTAGCACAAAAAGTTTACTTATGTAGCGCTCCTCTTGTTGAAGGGACAATTGCAATAACCGCAGCGACTTCAGGTGGTGCATCAATTGATACTGTTTTAGAAGAAGCACGCCAAGCATTGCGTTCAAAACAGCAACAACTTAATGATGAAAGCACGGAAGCGGCTTCACAAGAAACTGAACAAAGTAAATTATCTGATAAAGCAATCAAAAGTGAATGGATAGTCAAAAATCCATCTGGGCTACATGTTAGGCCAGCAGCAAAACTTGCGGCATTATTATCGGGTTTCGATGTAGACGTTGAGCTTTGCAAAGATAAAAAATATGCTGATGCTAAAAGCATGAATCAAATTGCGCTATTACAAGTCCGTTATGGTGATAAAATTACATTAATTGCAGAAGGTCCTGACAGCGCAACTGCAATAACTGCATTTGAACAACTCGCAAAACAGAATTTTGGTGATGATATTCATACAAATGGAAAAACTGTTTTAAATGGAAAGAATATTTACACACCAACAGTATCAGGCGTTGCTTATCACTGGAAATCAACAACAGAATATTCTAGTCTTGATAAGGAACATCTCGATAATGAAAGTATTGAAAATCGCATAAATAAAGTTACTCAAGCAATTACCCTGCTAAAAAAACAACTTGAGGTACGAGCAAATAACCTAACCGAACAACTTGGTAAAAGTATTGCTGATATTTTCCGCGGTCATAGTTTATTACTTGATGATGACGACATTATTGATGCTATCAAATATGAAATAAAAGATAACAACAGTAGCATTTATGATGCGATAAATTTTGTTTTTAATGAGATGTCAGCACAATATAAACAATTAGACGATCCTTATCTGCAAGCAAGGTACATTGATATTGATGATTTAAAAAACCAATTATTAATGTTAATTTTCGCCATCAAACCGCAGCAAATTAACTTAACTGTGCCATCAATTATTCTTAGCGATAACATGGGGCCATCAGAAATACTTCGTTGCCAACATCCTATGGTTTCTGGTGTGATTTTAGCAAATGGATCACCTTATTCGCATACAAGCATTATTGCAGCAAGATTAGGAATACCGATGTTAGTCGATATCGGTGAAACCATTAATGATATAAAAGAAAAGGCAAAATTGACGATATCAATTGATGATGCATCTCTCACAATAGAGTAA
- a CDS encoding Hcp family type VI secretion system effector, with product MSYLIYLSLKGDKQGLISTGCSSKDSIGNRYQLGHENEIQVIGLNHSMTRTQNSSHHPIQILKPIDKSSPLLGVALNNNELFDAVFYFYRTSGQAGLEKFYELKLTKSSLVEVSCVYPNSINNNELMPYEKLLMKYESIAWRHLVSGTEGYSISNDNIF from the coding sequence ATGTCATATCTTATCTATTTAAGCTTAAAAGGTGATAAACAAGGTTTAATTTCTACGGGATGTTCATCCAAAGACTCTATTGGTAATCGTTACCAACTAGGTCATGAAAATGAAATTCAAGTTATTGGTTTAAATCATTCTATGACTAGAACACAGAATTCATCCCATCATCCAATTCAAATATTAAAACCTATAGATAAGTCATCACCATTGCTAGGTGTTGCATTGAATAATAATGAATTATTTGATGCTGTATTCTATTTTTATCGAACTAGCGGGCAAGCTGGATTAGAAAAATTCTATGAGTTAAAATTAACAAAATCTTCATTAGTTGAAGTATCGTGTGTTTATCCTAACTCGATTAACAACAATGAATTAATGCCATATGAAAAACTATTAATGAAGTATGAATCTATAGCGTGGCGGCATTTGGTATCAGGCACAGAAGGATATTCAATATCTAATGATAATATTTTTTAA
- a CDS encoding LacI family DNA-binding transcriptional regulator: protein MASLKDVAQLAHVSLMTVSRAINNPELLKPETLKQVRQAIETLNYVPDFSARKIRGKSSKISTVGVLALDTATTPYSVEIILSIEQTARQFGWSSFVVNITSNEDSERAVRQLLSQKPDGIIYTTMGLREVTIPDSLYNSHLVLANCIDEQRCFPAYIPDDYNGQYYAISRLIEKGYRKPLCLYIPEETLAGITRKKAVESAWETAGLSHSALKQYHLKMGDEHYRDVIALIHSHCIDGQPDFDVVVCGNDRIAFLAYQVLLNEGLRIPEDVAVLGYDNMIGVGELFYPPLTTVVLPHYQLGHQAALHVIEQRENNGVQYVPCELLERESL from the coding sequence ATGGCTTCTTTAAAAGATGTTGCTCAACTTGCCCATGTTTCATTGATGACTGTTTCTAGAGCCATCAATAATCCTGAGTTACTAAAACCTGAAACATTAAAACAGGTTCGTCAAGCCATTGAAACTTTAAACTATGTCCCTGACTTCTCTGCTCGCAAGATCAGGGGGAAAAGTTCAAAAATATCGACAGTTGGTGTGCTGGCGCTAGATACCGCGACAACGCCTTATTCAGTTGAAATTATTCTTTCAATAGAGCAAACAGCAAGGCAGTTTGGTTGGAGTAGTTTTGTTGTCAATATTACCTCTAATGAAGATAGTGAACGAGCGGTTAGACAATTATTATCTCAAAAGCCCGATGGTATTATTTATACGACAATGGGATTAAGGGAAGTTACTATTCCTGACAGTTTATATAATAGCCATTTAGTATTAGCTAACTGTATTGATGAACAGAGATGTTTTCCTGCTTATATACCTGATGATTATAACGGCCAGTATTATGCTATTTCTAGGTTAATTGAAAAAGGTTATCGAAAGCCGCTATGTTTATATATTCCTGAAGAAACATTAGCGGGGATAACACGTAAAAAAGCGGTGGAATCCGCATGGGAAACAGCCGGACTATCTCATTCAGCTTTAAAACAATATCATTTAAAAATGGGAGATGAGCATTACCGAGATGTAATAGCGCTTATTCACAGCCATTGCATTGATGGTCAGCCCGATTTTGATGTTGTGGTCTGCGGTAATGACCGTATTGCTTTTTTGGCTTATCAAGTGTTATTGAACGAAGGGCTAAGAATTCCCGAAGACGTGGCTGTATTAGGTTATGATAATATGATTGGTGTTGGTGAATTATTTTATCCGCCTTTAACGACAGTTGTACTGCCCCATTATCAATTGGGCCATCAGGCTGCATTACATGTGATTGAACAACGTGAAAATAACGGAGTTCAATATGTACCTTGTGAGCTACTAGAAAGAGAATCTTTGTAA
- the purT gene encoding formate-dependent phosphoribosylglycinamide formyltransferase, translated as MSQIGTALCPSATKVMLLGAGELGKEVAIECQRLGIEVIAVDRYDNAPAMQIAHRSYTINMLDGEAIRHLVENEKPDFIVPEIEAIATKTLLELEKEGQKVVPSANAVYLTMNREGIRRLAAETLSLPTSDYQFVENLADFKAAAIAIGFPCIVKPVMSSSGKGQSVIRSEQDLDKAWLYSQEGGRTGQGRVIVEKMVNFDFEITMLTVSAVDGIHFCAPIGHRQEKGDYRESWQPQQMSEKSLQKAQEVAEKIVTALGGYGLFGVELFVVGDEVIFNEVSPRPHDTGMVTLISQNLSEFALHVRAFLGLPIGIIRQYGPSASAVILPELHSRDVTFSGLNQALDSDIQLRLFGKPEIAGTRRLGVALAIADVLEEALEKAKKAATLVKVSG; from the coding sequence ATGAGTCAAATCGGTACAGCATTATGCCCTTCGGCAACTAAAGTGATGTTATTAGGGGCAGGTGAATTGGGTAAAGAGGTTGCGATTGAGTGTCAACGTTTAGGCATTGAAGTCATTGCGGTTGATCGTTATGACAATGCACCCGCTATGCAGATTGCACACCGTAGTTACACCATTAATATGCTCGATGGCGAGGCTATCCGTCATTTGGTTGAAAATGAAAAACCCGATTTCATTGTGCCTGAAATTGAAGCTATCGCGACAAAAACATTACTTGAACTTGAAAAAGAAGGGCAAAAAGTCGTGCCATCGGCTAATGCCGTTTATTTGACTATGAACCGTGAAGGTATTCGCCGATTAGCAGCTGAAACATTATCTTTGCCCACTTCGGATTACCAGTTCGTTGAGAATTTAGCCGATTTTAAAGCGGCTGCGATAGCAATTGGTTTTCCATGTATTGTTAAACCTGTCATGAGCTCATCAGGAAAAGGGCAAAGTGTTATCCGCTCAGAGCAAGATCTTGATAAAGCTTGGCTCTATTCTCAAGAAGGTGGACGAACAGGACAAGGTCGTGTCATTGTTGAAAAAATGGTGAATTTTGATTTTGAAATTACCATGCTGACAGTGAGTGCAGTTGATGGCATACATTTTTGTGCACCAATAGGACATCGCCAAGAAAAAGGGGATTACCGTGAATCTTGGCAGCCTCAACAAATGAGTGAAAAATCATTACAAAAAGCGCAAGAAGTGGCGGAAAAGATAGTGACAGCATTGGGTGGATATGGCTTATTTGGTGTTGAGCTATTTGTTGTTGGTGATGAGGTTATCTTTAATGAAGTCTCACCGCGCCCACATGATACAGGGATGGTGACGTTGATTTCTCAGAATCTCTCTGAATTTGCTCTGCATGTACGAGCATTTTTAGGATTGCCAATCGGGATTATTCGTCAATATGGCCCAAGTGCCTCGGCGGTCATTTTACCTGAGTTACACAGTCGTGATGTTACCTTCTCTGGCCTTAATCAAGCTTTAGATTCTGATATCCAATTGCGTTTATTTGGTAAACCAGAAATTGCAGGAACACGTCGCTTAGGCGTGGCATTAGCAATAGCCGATGTGCTGGAAGAAGCGTTAGAGAAAGCAAAAAAAGCGGCGACATTAGTAAAAGTGAGTGGCTAA